From the genome of Blautia hydrogenotrophica DSM 10507:
GCACGGTTCATTGAGTATTTCATGGCGCAGCCCCGGGTATAGCTTCCCTCTCACATTTTGGTAACCCTGAGAACGAAGCTGCCGAATCGCGGCTGCAAATTTCCGTGGATTCCCGATACAAGGGTCCTGTGCACCACCGAGAAACAAAATCGGCAGCCGCGGTTTTGTACACTGCCATCCGTGACCGCTGTAGGCCTCTTCCATTAGCTGAAACAGCGTACGATAGCCATCCACAGTAAACGTAAATCCGCATAGCCTGGAGTCTTCGTACTCTTTTACCACCAACTGATCTGTGCAAATCCAGGCATGCTTGCGCGTCTCTTTTGGAAATCTAGCCGCAAAGCTTCCGAAAGACAACGCCTCTAGCAACTTACTTCTATGCCGTTCTCCCTGAAGCTTACCTTGTACCACGGCAATCATTCTACCCAAAATTACCCCGGGATTCTTGCTTGGAGAACCGCATACAATCAGCATGTCGATCAAGGAATCGTATTTTTTTAGATAAGCCCTCACTGCCAAAGATCCCATGCTATGTCCAAACAAAATCACTGGAAGTCTAGGATAGCGCTCCCGTATCAACAAGGTAATCTGATGAATGTCTTCCACAAAAGCTCTGGCTTTTCCCCTATACATATATCCTAAATCTTCCACGTT
Proteins encoded in this window:
- a CDS encoding alpha/beta fold hydrolase — encoded protein: MSSQKLEDIKSQYDGLKLSLLTVTPKEGKELHGVIQLVHGMCEYKERYLPFMKFMAKHGYICVIHDNRGHGKSVKNVEDLGYMYRGKARAFVEDIHQITLLIRERYPRLPVILFGHSMGSLAVRAYLKKYDSLIDMLIVCGSPSKNPGVILGRMIAVVQGKLQGERHRSKLLEALSFGSFAARFPKETRKHAWICTDQLVVKEYEDSRLCGFTFTVDGYRTLFQLMEEAYSGHGWQCTKPRLPILFLGGAQDPCIGNPRKFAAAIRQLRSQGYQNVRGKLYPGLRHEILNEPCKKEIYKDIAVYIRRQEQEIWPVRDGQE